A genome region from Schistocerca americana isolate TAMUIC-IGC-003095 chromosome 1, iqSchAmer2.1, whole genome shotgun sequence includes the following:
- the LOC124568623 gene encoding uncharacterized protein LOC124568623, with translation MHYINSDWRLNKYVLMCSAFPDCPKTGSNIRNELEDGLETMGVSREDIAKITFVTDQGTNIVKALEVYQRLPCMAHGINTVLKHVLSEQFLKENVPNILAILNTVRDTVSYFKRRGLCVRLNSSLKQWVSTRWNSYFDMLVSVHSQTDSVKAVLHNEGASDKMLGYDHHITGQLIEFLKPFKEATVDLESDKDPTLHLVLPWFYALKTHCTVRDNDEEDMKPLKQAADAFLEQKMCVSMLHKIATFTVANYRTLRKLTEDEKIEVYQAARQMCAEGVYILNLYYLQMFGKLRIV, from the exons atgcattacataaattcagactggcgtttgaataaatatgtactaatgtgctctgcgtttcctgactgcccaaaaactggctcgaatattcgaaacgagttggaagatggcttagaaactatgggtgtttctcgtgaagacattgccaaaattacgtttgtcacagaccagggcactaacattgtcaaagctctcgaagtatatcagcgtcttccatgcatggctcatggtataaacacagtcttgaaacatgttctgagcgaacagtttttgaaagaaaatgttccaaatatattagccattcttaatacagtgcgggatacggtttcgtacttcaagagaagaggtctctgtgtgagactgaactcatctttaaagcagtgggtttcaactcgttggaatagttattttgacatgcttgtatcagtccattctcagactgattcagtgaaggctgttttacataatgaaggtgcctctgataagatgctgggttatgaccaccatataactggccagcttatagaatttcttaagccgtttaaagaagccacagttgatctagagagtgacaaggatccaaccctacatttagttctaccgtggttttatgccttaaaaactcactgtaccgtacgggataacgatgaagag gacatgaaacctttgaaacaagccgctgatgccttcctagaacagaaaatgtgcgttagtatgttgcataaaattgcaacgtttacggtggctaactaccgcacattaagaaagttaaccgaggacgaaaaaattgaagtttaccaagcagcacgacagatgtgtgctgaag